The following proteins come from a genomic window of Halictus rubicundus isolate RS-2024b chromosome 8, iyHalRubi1_principal, whole genome shotgun sequence:
- the LOC143356026 gene encoding annexin B11 isoform X2, whose protein sequence is MSYGYQLSPTVVPYNDFDPRADAEALRKAMKGFGTDEKTIISILSNRSNLQRQEIAVQFKTLYGKDLVKDLKSELSGNFEKLVLAMMMPLPQYYAKELHDAMAGVGTDECVLIEVLCTMSNHEIRVIKQAYEAMYGRTLEDDLRNDTSGNFKRLMVSLCCANRDESFDVDPADAINDAKELLRAGELQFGTDESTFNAILVQRNVPQLRQIFQEYDNITGHTLETAIENEFSGDIKKGLLAIVKCVKNRAGFFAEQLYKSMKGMGTDDDRLIRLVVTRSEIDMGEIKEDFRQQYNESLEDFISGDCSGHYKKCLLALVS, encoded by the exons ATGAGTTACGGATATCAA TTGTCCCCGACCGTTGTGCCCTACAACGACTTCGATCCGAGGGCGGACGCGGAAGCTTTGAGGAAAGCAATGAAGGGATTTGGAACTGATGAGAAAACTATCATTAGCATACTCTCCAACCGCAGTAATTTGCAACGCCAAGAGATTGCCGTACAGTTTAAAACCCTATATGGAAAG GATCTCGTGAAAGATTTGAAGTCCGAGTTGTCGGGCAATTTCGAGAAATTGGTTCTTGCCATGATGATGCCATTGCCACAATATTACGCGAAGGAATTGCACGATGCAATGGCCGGTGTTGGCACCGACGAATGCGTGCTTATCGAGGTACTTTGTACCATGTCCAATCACGAGATTCGTGTAATTAAACAGGCTTACGAAGCAA TGTATGGAAGAACGCTGGAAGATGATCTACGGAACGATACGTCCGGTAACTTCAAACGTTTAATGGTATCCTTGTGTTGTGCCAACAGAGATGAGTCATTCGACGTGGATCCCGCTGACGCGATAAATGATGCCAAAGAACTTCTCAGAGCCG GTGAATTACAATTCGGTACCGATGAGTCAACGTTTAACGCCATTCTTGTTCAGAGAAACGTACCGCAACTGAGACAAATATTCCAAGAATACGATAACATAACTGGACACACTCTTGAAACTGCTATCGAGAACGAATTCTCGGGTGACATTAAGAAGGGCCTGCTTGCTATTG TCAAATGCGTGAAGAATAGAGCCGGCTTCTTTGCTGAACAATTATACAAAAGTATGAAGGGTATGGGAACCGATGATGATCGTTTGATCAGACTGGTCGTTACACGTAGCGAGATCGACATGGGAGAGATTAAAGAAGATTTCAGGCAACAGTATAACGAATCTTTGGAAGATTTTATCTCG GGTGATTGCTCAGGCCACTACAAGAAGTGTCTACTGGCTCTAGTATCTTAA
- the LOC143356026 gene encoding annexin B9 isoform X1, whose protein sequence is MSYGYQGPPIHFPGRPPTSFGAPPGTPSAPGAPPYPQSDNIGFSNAPPTSFGMPMPYTPYPPPSQPNHPLPGQCPPPSYRGSLMPMPQSMPYPPQQSQSPYPSQPSAYPQQQNYDLYPTLQHAPEARETFGNPTPYPSGPNACLNNASMYPGGTYSGGQGAVSYSSYRGKPASSQHSRPAPRRDQFTPKLSPTVVPYNDFDPRADAEALRKAMKGFGTDEKTIISILSNRSNLQRQEIAVQFKTLYGKDLVKDLKSELSGNFEKLVLAMMMPLPQYYAKELHDAMAGVGTDECVLIEVLCTMSNHEIRVIKQAYEAMYGRTLEDDLRNDTSGNFKRLMVSLCCANRDESFDVDPADAINDAKELLRAGELQFGTDESTFNAILVQRNVPQLRQIFQEYDNITGHTLETAIENEFSGDIKKGLLAIVKCVKNRAGFFAEQLYKSMKGMGTDDDRLIRLVVTRSEIDMGEIKEDFRQQYNESLEDFISGDCSGHYKKCLLALVS, encoded by the exons ATGAGTTACGGATATCAA GGGCCGCCGATTCATTTTCCTGGACGACCACCAACATCGTTTGGGGCTCCACCAGGCACACCCTCGGCCCCTGGTGCTCCACCTTATCCTCAGAGTGACAACATAGGTTTCTCGAATGCTCCTCCTACATCCTTTGGAATGCCAATGCCTTACACCCCTTACCCTCCTCCCTCCCAGCCAAATCACCCTTTACCTGGGCAATGTCCTCCTCCATCATACAGAGGATCTTTGATGCCTATGCCTCAATCCATGCCCTACCCGCCTCAGCAATCACAGTCACCGTATCCTAGTCAGCCCTCTGCATACCCACAACAACAGAATTACGATTTATATCCAACTCTTCAGCATGCACCCGAAGCTAGAGAAACTTTTGGTAATCCTACACCTTATCCTTCTGGTCCCAATGCTTGTTTAAACAATGCAAGCATGTACCCAGGTGGAACATATTCTGGGGGGCAGGGTGCTGTTTCTTATTCTTCATACAGAGGCAAACCTGCTTCTTCTCAACATTCGCGCCCAGCCCCCCGAAGAGATCAGTTTACGCCTAAG TTGTCCCCGACCGTTGTGCCCTACAACGACTTCGATCCGAGGGCGGACGCGGAAGCTTTGAGGAAAGCAATGAAGGGATTTGGAACTGATGAGAAAACTATCATTAGCATACTCTCCAACCGCAGTAATTTGCAACGCCAAGAGATTGCCGTACAGTTTAAAACCCTATATGGAAAG GATCTCGTGAAAGATTTGAAGTCCGAGTTGTCGGGCAATTTCGAGAAATTGGTTCTTGCCATGATGATGCCATTGCCACAATATTACGCGAAGGAATTGCACGATGCAATGGCCGGTGTTGGCACCGACGAATGCGTGCTTATCGAGGTACTTTGTACCATGTCCAATCACGAGATTCGTGTAATTAAACAGGCTTACGAAGCAA TGTATGGAAGAACGCTGGAAGATGATCTACGGAACGATACGTCCGGTAACTTCAAACGTTTAATGGTATCCTTGTGTTGTGCCAACAGAGATGAGTCATTCGACGTGGATCCCGCTGACGCGATAAATGATGCCAAAGAACTTCTCAGAGCCG GTGAATTACAATTCGGTACCGATGAGTCAACGTTTAACGCCATTCTTGTTCAGAGAAACGTACCGCAACTGAGACAAATATTCCAAGAATACGATAACATAACTGGACACACTCTTGAAACTGCTATCGAGAACGAATTCTCGGGTGACATTAAGAAGGGCCTGCTTGCTATTG TCAAATGCGTGAAGAATAGAGCCGGCTTCTTTGCTGAACAATTATACAAAAGTATGAAGGGTATGGGAACCGATGATGATCGTTTGATCAGACTGGTCGTTACACGTAGCGAGATCGACATGGGAGAGATTAAAGAAGATTTCAGGCAACAGTATAACGAATCTTTGGAAGATTTTATCTCG GGTGATTGCTCAGGCCACTACAAGAAGTGTCTACTGGCTCTAGTATCTTAA